The following are encoded in a window of Polynucleobacter sp. VK25 genomic DNA:
- a CDS encoding carboxylesterase — protein sequence MLEPVNNTPKHDLTILLPGLNGSGLELGQLPRFLEAAGHDVLIPEIPGYLFGSPASKYTDWVQELHRIIDEQREIYSVVNLAGISMGATLATLVAAQRIDIASLALMSPVLKYDGWSVPFYRPMLDLLYFLGARNWEYSEREPFGVKNIDLRRRISEKFKTSKVSEVGAASISARHLHEAKGLMVNAKNSLYDLNCRLLLIQSVEDDTCSVWSADQILEHCKSEVRRVIWLGNSYHIITIDNEREIVLNEVLNFISQTSAVEKHAADPATSDNRKVLKLRVGYE from the coding sequence ATGTTAGAGCCCGTTAACAACACACCTAAACACGACCTGACCATCCTTTTGCCCGGACTCAATGGTAGCGGGCTTGAGCTGGGACAGCTGCCTAGATTTTTGGAGGCGGCTGGGCACGATGTTTTAATCCCAGAGATTCCAGGCTATTTGTTTGGTAGTCCAGCCAGCAAATACACCGACTGGGTTCAAGAGCTCCATCGAATTATCGACGAACAGAGGGAAATCTACTCCGTAGTCAATCTTGCGGGCATTAGCATGGGCGCTACTTTGGCCACATTGGTTGCGGCCCAAAGGATAGACATTGCATCACTCGCCCTAATGTCACCAGTACTTAAATATGATGGCTGGTCAGTACCCTTTTATCGACCCATGCTAGATTTACTCTACTTTCTTGGCGCACGAAACTGGGAATATTCTGAACGTGAGCCTTTTGGCGTCAAGAACATCGATTTGCGACGTCGCATTAGTGAAAAATTTAAAACCTCTAAAGTATCTGAAGTTGGCGCAGCTTCAATCTCTGCACGACATCTACATGAAGCCAAGGGCTTGATGGTAAATGCTAAAAATAGTCTATACGACCTGAACTGTAGATTACTTTTAATCCAGTCGGTGGAAGATGACACATGCTCAGTCTGGTCTGCCGATCAAATACTGGAACACTGCAAATCAGAAGTGCGTCGCGTTATTTGGCTTGGTAATAGCTACCACATCATTACTATTGATAATGAACGTGAGATTGTTCTTAATGAAGTATTGAACTTTATCTCTCAGACAAGCGCTGTTGAAAAACATGCGGCAGATCCAGCAACATCTGATAATCGCAAAGTTCTGAAATTAAGAGTTGGTTACGAATAA
- a CDS encoding DUF4118 domain-containing protein, with protein sequence MRHNLNAKRWSSNISHGYLVAVFGVLVAFSLRYILHPFLGASLPLFFFQVNTIVIAYFFGIFPAILTLALSAPLLIFFFLEPFGALSVVDQRDVTTLFVYFSYTLLTGLLVELLRREQYNANMAFLVSETRLKLMVEGDQKMRGIMRKAISKTGAE encoded by the coding sequence ATGAGACATAACTTAAACGCAAAACGTTGGAGCTCCAATATTAGTCACGGTTATTTGGTGGCTGTATTTGGCGTTTTAGTCGCATTCTCCTTGCGCTATATTCTGCACCCCTTTTTGGGTGCATCACTGCCGCTATTTTTCTTTCAAGTGAATACTATTGTGATTGCGTATTTCTTTGGCATCTTTCCGGCGATTCTAACCCTCGCTTTGAGTGCGCCACTATTGATATTTTTCTTTTTGGAGCCCTTTGGGGCATTGTCAGTGGTTGATCAAAGGGATGTAACTACTCTGTTCGTTTACTTCTCATATACCTTATTAACAGGCCTTCTGGTGGAGCTTTTACGTCGCGAACAGTACAACGCCAATATGGCATTTCTGGTCAGCGAAACGAGGCTGAAACTGATGGTTGAGGGTGATCAAAAAATGAGAGGCATTATGAGGAAAGCAATCTCAAAGACAGGCGCTGAGTAA
- the hyi gene encoding hydroxypyruvate isomerase: MPKFAANLTMLFNEHPFMERFERAAKAGFQAVEFLFPYPFSANDIRHELDKHQLQLVLHNLPAGDWDAGERGIACLPDRIEEFRAGVSKAIEYAKVLGVNQINCLAGKAPSGVAPDLLHKTFVDNLRYAASELKKVNIKLLIEPINTFDIPGFYLSKTQQALNILNEVGSDNLFIQYDIYHAQRMEGELSKNLEANLSKIAHIQLADNPGRNEPGTGEINYAHLFKFIDSIGYTGWIGCEYKPAAGTEVGLGWIKSLN, from the coding sequence ATGCCAAAGTTTGCAGCTAACCTCACCATGCTCTTTAATGAGCATCCATTTATGGAGCGTTTTGAAAGAGCTGCAAAAGCTGGGTTTCAGGCCGTTGAATTTCTTTTCCCTTACCCATTTTCAGCAAATGATATTCGTCACGAACTAGACAAGCATCAGCTTCAACTGGTGCTTCATAATTTGCCAGCAGGAGACTGGGACGCTGGAGAGCGTGGAATTGCTTGTTTACCCGATCGTATTGAAGAGTTCCGGGCGGGCGTTAGCAAGGCTATCGAATATGCAAAAGTGCTGGGCGTAAATCAGATTAATTGCCTGGCAGGAAAAGCTCCTAGTGGAGTGGCACCAGATTTATTGCATAAAACCTTTGTCGATAATTTACGTTATGCAGCTTCTGAGCTGAAAAAAGTTAACATCAAACTACTCATCGAACCAATCAATACTTTTGATATCCCTGGATTTTATTTATCTAAAACTCAGCAGGCTCTTAATATTTTGAATGAGGTTGGCTCAGATAATTTGTTTATTCAATACGATATTTACCATGCGCAACGTATGGAAGGTGAGCTTAGTAAAAATTTAGAAGCTAACCTTTCAAAAATTGCTCACATTCAATTGGCTGATAATCCTGGTCGCAACGAACCAGGAACTGGTGAAATAAATTACGCTCACCTTTTTAAATTCATTGATAGCATTGGCTATACAGGTTGGATTGGCTGCGAATATAAACCCGCTGCTGGCACTGAAGTTGGCTTGGGCTGGATTAAATCATTAAATTAA
- the glxR gene encoding 2-hydroxy-3-oxopropionate reductase has protein sequence MSKQLKLGFIGLGIMGAPMAGHLVNAGHEVFINTRSKVPENLASTSAVQCNSPQEVANKADIIFTMVPDTPDVEKVLFGDKGIASGLSKGKVVVDMSSISPIATKEFALKINALGCDYLDAPVSGGEVGAKNATLSIMVGGDDQVFEKVKPIFELMGKNINLVGANGDGQTAKVANQIIVALNIEAVAEALLFASKAGADPAKVRQALMGGFAGSKILEVHGERMVKRTFDPGFRIELHQKDLNLALNSARALGVSLPNTATAQELFNSCAAHGGKAWDHSAMVRALEKLANFEIGQKA, from the coding sequence ATGAGTAAGCAATTAAAGTTGGGTTTTATCGGTCTAGGCATCATGGGTGCCCCAATGGCAGGGCATCTAGTGAATGCAGGTCATGAGGTTTTTATTAATACTCGCAGCAAGGTTCCAGAGAACTTGGCTTCTACCTCTGCGGTGCAATGTAATTCACCCCAAGAAGTTGCCAATAAGGCCGACATTATTTTCACTATGGTTCCAGATACGCCTGACGTAGAGAAAGTGCTTTTTGGCGACAAAGGAATTGCTTCGGGCTTATCTAAGGGCAAAGTCGTTGTAGATATGAGCTCTATATCTCCTATTGCTACAAAAGAATTTGCTCTAAAAATTAACGCTTTGGGCTGTGACTATCTTGATGCACCAGTATCTGGCGGAGAGGTTGGGGCTAAGAATGCAACGCTTTCTATTATGGTTGGCGGCGATGATCAAGTCTTTGAAAAGGTCAAGCCCATCTTTGAGTTGATGGGAAAAAATATTAATCTTGTTGGTGCTAATGGTGATGGTCAGACAGCAAAGGTTGCCAACCAAATTATTGTTGCCTTAAATATTGAGGCGGTTGCTGAAGCACTCTTATTTGCTTCTAAAGCTGGGGCGGACCCTGCAAAGGTACGTCAGGCTTTAATGGGTGGATTTGCAGGCTCTAAAATATTAGAGGTTCACGGCGAGAGAATGGTTAAGAGAACGTTTGATCCCGGCTTTAGGATTGAATTACACCAGAAAGACTTAAATCTAGCTCTAAATAGTGCAAGAGCCCTTGGTGTTTCGCTTCCAAATACTGCTACTGCTCAGGAGTTATTCAACTCATGTGCTGCTCACGGCGGCAAAGCCTGGGATCACTCAGCCATGGTGCGTGCGCTTGAGAAGTTAGCAAACTTTGAAATTGGCCAGAAGGCTTAA
- a CDS encoding YqiA/YcfP family alpha/beta fold hydrolase, with the protein MPTTLVVYLHGFRSSPRSSKAVMTGEAINALSTQENPIEWYCPQLLASPKESMGMVEKHIKDSKHDRLVVIGSSLGGYYANYLTEKYGCKGVALNPAVRAPRELASHVGMLTSYDTDEPYDFRSEYIDQLRDLQVEAISNPSRYFLMAAKGDELLDWHEMVEFYKGSEQLVLEGSDHGISEYSDYLPKVMRFIFG; encoded by the coding sequence ATGCCCACAACCTTGGTCGTCTATCTTCACGGTTTTCGCTCCTCACCTCGGTCAAGTAAAGCAGTCATGACAGGGGAAGCTATTAATGCACTATCTACTCAGGAAAATCCGATCGAATGGTATTGCCCACAATTATTGGCTTCTCCAAAAGAAAGTATGGGCATGGTAGAAAAGCATATTAAAGATTCAAAACACGATCGCCTAGTCGTGATTGGATCCTCTTTGGGTGGTTACTATGCAAATTACCTTACCGAGAAGTATGGCTGCAAAGGGGTGGCGCTAAATCCTGCGGTGAGGGCCCCAAGAGAATTAGCTTCTCATGTAGGCATGTTGACTTCATACGATACAGACGAGCCATATGATTTTCGGTCAGAATATATTGACCAATTGAGAGATCTTCAAGTCGAGGCTATTAGCAACCCTTCTCGCTATTTTTTAATGGCGGCAAAAGGGGATGAGCTGCTTGACTGGCATGAAATGGTTGAGTTCTATAAAGGCTCAGAGCAGTTAGTTCTGGAGGGTAGTGACCATGGGATTTCAGAGTATTCTGATTACTTACCCAAGGTCATGCGATTCATCTTTGGCTAG
- a CDS encoding HNH endonuclease: MLSILKLDAGGIPQGWVNAEEATKQYADSSVLWTLGDPIFQMRGGISRSTGKQSLIELHSIIAVKGSAKINLFDVVPIITKHKLYKRDRGLCAYCGDAIYENQAEAEHIIPNSRGGKYSWMNLVISCRPCNQRKANRTPEQAGMGLLYAPYLPSLYEDMILKGRNILSDQMDFLAANLPKNSRLLEALP; this comes from the coding sequence GTGCTTAGCATCTTGAAATTAGACGCAGGAGGAATTCCCCAGGGCTGGGTTAACGCTGAAGAGGCCACTAAACAGTATGCCGACAGTAGTGTGTTGTGGACTTTAGGCGACCCTATTTTCCAGATGCGTGGTGGCATCTCTCGCTCCACAGGCAAACAATCTCTCATCGAGCTTCACTCCATCATCGCAGTGAAGGGTAGCGCCAAGATTAATCTTTTTGATGTGGTCCCTATCATTACGAAACATAAACTCTATAAGCGCGACAGAGGTCTTTGCGCTTATTGTGGCGATGCAATTTATGAAAACCAAGCAGAAGCAGAGCACATCATTCCCAATAGTCGTGGCGGCAAATATAGCTGGATGAATCTGGTGATTTCATGCAGGCCTTGCAACCAACGCAAAGCTAATCGGACGCCAGAGCAGGCCGGCATGGGCTTGTTGTACGCCCCTTATTTGCCTAGTCTTTATGAGGATATGATTCTGAAAGGGCGCAATATCTTATCTGACCAGATGGATTTTCTAGCTGCAAATCTTCCCAAGAACAGCCGTCTTTTAGAGGCATTACCCTGA
- a CDS encoding DUF3108 domain-containing protein has protein sequence MILFFGIPFISYADAPPIADDLIIRTELKTEPPKKIQMAKSPHKTPKKTSSSNLSEDLKSNIAGEQGGSNNQSGAPFKLPQSGIIYYDAYLDGQKLQTGEIDWIAEGNNYRLYVNIPYAFVGPFVFESRGTVDSYGIAPSIYWTQRGTKPPRYSRFDRNEKGEGQMFFSEKPEFTPALLPGTQDRFSLMFQLASLLNGDSKMDDAGSIRAIPVVDYNTLEMWNFKSYGETVSEDIPSLGRTLNRHYALMQRENDPYKRQVDIWLAKDLEWLPGRIRSLEANGRVLELIFKQKNPLPAGLKP, from the coding sequence TTGATTTTATTTTTTGGCATCCCGTTTATTTCATATGCTGATGCTCCACCCATTGCAGATGATTTAATTATTAGAACCGAGTTAAAGACGGAGCCACCAAAAAAAATTCAGATGGCGAAATCTCCGCACAAGACGCCTAAGAAAACATCATCAAGCAATCTTTCTGAAGATCTTAAATCTAATATTGCTGGGGAGCAGGGCGGATCCAATAATCAATCTGGGGCTCCATTTAAACTTCCGCAGTCAGGAATCATTTATTACGATGCATACCTTGACGGACAAAAGCTCCAAACCGGCGAGATTGATTGGATTGCTGAGGGTAATAACTACCGTCTCTACGTCAACATCCCTTATGCATTTGTAGGACCGTTTGTTTTTGAATCGCGCGGAACGGTTGATTCCTATGGAATTGCGCCCAGTATTTATTGGACGCAGCGCGGTACAAAGCCACCCCGTTATTCACGTTTTGATCGAAATGAAAAAGGTGAAGGGCAGATGTTTTTCTCTGAGAAGCCTGAATTCACACCCGCATTACTTCCAGGAACCCAAGACCGGTTTAGCCTGATGTTCCAATTAGCGTCTTTATTGAACGGCGATAGCAAAATGGATGATGCCGGAAGTATCCGAGCCATTCCGGTGGTTGACTACAACACCCTGGAAATGTGGAACTTTAAGAGTTACGGCGAGACAGTCTCGGAGGATATTCCTAGTCTCGGCAGAACATTAAATCGACACTACGCATTAATGCAGCGTGAAAACGACCCTTATAAGCGTCAAGTTGATATCTGGCTGGCAAAAGACCTGGAATGGCTCCCAGGCCGGATTCGGTCCCTAGAGGCGAATGGCAGGGTGCTTGAGCTGATTTTTAAGCAGAAGAACCCTTTACCAGCTGGATTAAAGCCCTAG
- a CDS encoding ion channel, which produces MFSLFHNTDLPSFATLFSEINTDMGNGQIWVMVVSACLMLAVHAVVVLGIAGAFHAIDDVMTRKRIFGASFLSYFIAILLVIAIHLTEIVIWAYICVALKVFPTNPQTFYFAGEMYTTVGYGDYKLSEQWRILPIIISFSGIFAVSMSGAALYTMMGALLGHNNQNQNPKSGSGF; this is translated from the coding sequence ATGTTTAGCCTATTTCACAATACAGACCTACCTAGCTTTGCAACCCTCTTTAGTGAGATCAATACAGATATGGGTAACGGTCAGATCTGGGTAATGGTTGTATCTGCGTGCCTCATGCTAGCAGTCCATGCCGTAGTCGTTTTGGGTATTGCCGGCGCATTTCATGCCATCGATGACGTCATGACTAGGAAGCGAATATTTGGTGCAAGCTTTCTCTCGTACTTTATTGCCATACTTTTAGTGATCGCAATACATTTAACGGAAATAGTTATTTGGGCATACATCTGTGTGGCCCTGAAGGTTTTCCCAACAAATCCACAGACCTTCTACTTTGCAGGTGAAATGTATACAACCGTTGGATACGGCGATTACAAACTTTCAGAACAATGGCGAATTCTTCCCATCATCATCTCTTTTTCAGGAATTTTTGCCGTGTCAATGTCTGGTGCAGCCCTCTACACCATGATGGGTGCGCTTTTGGGTCATAACAATCAAAATCAGAACCCTAAATCCGGCTCTGGATTTTAA
- a CDS encoding ankyrin repeat domain-containing protein translates to MRIKFNKFFLALVASAVLSGPVFAQTDVQIADFAKAAKFNDIATVNSLLLKGVSPNTTDPRGEPMLNLAIKERSNDVIALLIANKATDVDLSNKYGETPLMIASIDGNLPVVKMLVEQRKARIDHIGWTPLHYASAKGHLDVAQYLLANGAIVDSLSLGDTTPLMMAVQSGNEPLIKLLLDKGADLQIRNSVGLSAIDIAVIYDKPWIVDGLSSRWLKLYKKPYVSPKGLVQPKT, encoded by the coding sequence ATGAGAATTAAGTTTAATAAATTCTTCTTGGCTTTAGTCGCCTCAGCCGTACTTAGCGGACCTGTATTTGCTCAAACAGACGTTCAAATTGCAGATTTTGCTAAAGCAGCTAAATTTAACGATATAGCCACAGTTAACTCGCTGTTATTAAAAGGTGTTAGCCCCAATACAACCGATCCTAGGGGTGAGCCCATGTTGAATTTGGCGATCAAAGAACGGTCTAACGATGTAATCGCTTTGCTGATTGCCAATAAGGCTACAGACGTTGATCTCTCCAATAAGTATGGCGAAACACCCCTCATGATTGCCTCAATAGATGGCAATTTACCTGTTGTTAAGATGCTTGTAGAGCAAAGAAAGGCCAGGATTGACCACATAGGTTGGACGCCGTTGCATTATGCGTCTGCTAAAGGTCACTTGGACGTAGCCCAATACTTATTAGCTAATGGTGCAATTGTTGACTCATTGAGCCTAGGTGATACAACGCCATTAATGATGGCAGTTCAATCTGGCAATGAACCACTTATCAAGCTATTACTTGATAAAGGTGCTGACTTACAAATACGTAATTCTGTAGGCTTATCGGCCATTGACATAGCGGTCATATATGACAAGCCTTGGATAGTGGATGGCCTCAGTTCACGTTGGCTAAAGCTATATAAAAAGCCATATGTAAGCCCAAAGGGACTAGTTCAGCCCAAGACCTGA
- a CDS encoding TatD family hydrolase, translating to MFIDSHCHLDFPEFQSRLPEVLANMQEAKVTHALCVSVDLPDFPNVLKLAEEHPNLYASVGVHPDYEDTPEPTFEFLVETAAKHSKIIAIGETGLDYYRMGDRSYDSMEWQRERFRTHIRASISSGKPLIIHTRSASEDTINILTEEGAQKIGGVMHCFTESYEVAKAAMEMGFYISFSGIVTFKSAKELQETCKQVPLDRMLIETDSPYLAPIPYRGKTNEPAWVSKVGQFVAELKGISVEELAITTSNNFYECFHIDRNLS from the coding sequence ATGTTCATAGACTCCCATTGCCATCTCGATTTTCCGGAATTTCAATCTCGACTTCCCGAGGTTTTGGCCAATATGCAGGAAGCCAAGGTAACCCATGCCCTTTGTGTCTCCGTCGACCTACCGGACTTCCCAAATGTTTTAAAGCTGGCAGAAGAGCATCCAAATCTTTATGCATCGGTCGGCGTTCATCCAGACTATGAGGATACGCCTGAACCAACATTTGAATTTCTCGTAGAAACCGCTGCAAAACACTCCAAAATTATCGCCATTGGTGAGACAGGTCTTGATTACTACCGCATGGGTGATCGCAGCTACGATTCCATGGAATGGCAGCGTGAACGTTTTAGAACCCATATTAGGGCGTCTATTAGCTCTGGTAAGCCATTAATCATCCATACTCGCTCAGCTTCTGAAGACACCATCAATATCCTTACAGAAGAGGGTGCTCAGAAGATTGGCGGTGTCATGCATTGCTTTACGGAGTCCTATGAGGTTGCAAAGGCGGCAATGGAAATGGGGTTTTATATTTCTTTCTCAGGGATTGTGACCTTTAAAAGCGCTAAAGAGCTTCAGGAAACGTGCAAACAAGTCCCGTTGGATAGGATGCTCATTGAAACTGATTCTCCGTATTTGGCGCCAATTCCTTATCGCGGCAAGACAAATGAGCCAGCCTGGGTATCAAAAGTTGGTCAATTTGTTGCGGAACTAAAAGGTATTTCTGTAGAAGAATTAGCCATCACCACATCAAATAATTTTTATGAATGTTTTCATATAGATAGAAATCTATCATGA
- a CDS encoding DNA polymerase III subunit delta' yields the protein MNPSAQIAPWLEPLWGGLDFGNFPNAILLHGQSGIGKFAFSVELAKALLCENSSAAIRPCKQCEACHWFDTGNHPDFIALVPETHRKLLPHADYEGDDAPKKGKSIRDDDAESSEKKEKKNISIEETRSAIENLSIGSHRGGNRVILIYPLEMLRSDSANTLLKSLEEPPASTIFILLADRVDRVLPTIRSRCRLLTAPRPNREQGLTWLKKQLSNISGLKASDADIETVYDEQGGAPFSVLSSLIARHNKDDKDELTISIQATRYLLQSMAQGVRMNWLDAAEKTHKAQYGFLLASMQRWVSDLQSVSQGGEPRYYPKHLNTLDGLSKMANTHKIDQFWKSLIQARRHENHPLANRIQLEALLSQYQQIFGA from the coding sequence GTGAATCCTTCAGCTCAAATTGCACCCTGGCTTGAGCCCCTTTGGGGAGGCTTAGACTTCGGCAATTTTCCTAATGCCATCTTGTTGCATGGTCAATCCGGTATTGGCAAGTTTGCCTTTTCGGTTGAGCTAGCCAAAGCATTACTTTGTGAAAATTCTAGCGCTGCTATACGTCCTTGCAAACAATGCGAGGCATGCCATTGGTTCGATACCGGCAATCACCCAGACTTTATTGCACTAGTTCCTGAAACACATCGGAAGCTCTTGCCTCATGCAGACTATGAGGGCGATGATGCCCCTAAGAAGGGAAAATCTATACGCGATGATGATGCTGAATCTAGCGAGAAAAAAGAAAAGAAAAATATCTCGATTGAAGAAACGCGCAGTGCTATAGAAAATCTTTCCATAGGCTCACATCGGGGTGGTAATCGCGTGATATTAATTTATCCATTGGAGATGCTGCGCTCAGACTCAGCCAATACCTTATTGAAGTCATTGGAAGAGCCGCCAGCAAGTACTATTTTTATATTGCTAGCCGATCGAGTTGATCGCGTATTACCTACCATTCGATCTCGTTGTCGCCTTTTGACTGCTCCTCGACCTAACCGTGAGCAGGGGTTGACTTGGCTTAAAAAACAACTAAGCAACATCAGCGGTCTAAAAGCCAGTGATGCCGATATTGAAACTGTTTATGACGAGCAGGGTGGGGCACCCTTCTCAGTACTGAGCTCTCTTATTGCAAGACACAATAAAGACGATAAGGACGAATTAACAATCTCTATTCAGGCCACTCGTTATTTACTCCAATCGATGGCTCAAGGAGTCAGAATGAATTGGCTCGATGCGGCTGAGAAAACCCATAAAGCTCAATATGGATTCTTATTGGCTAGCATGCAAAGATGGGTTTCTGATTTGCAATCAGTGTCCCAAGGCGGTGAGCCACGGTATTACCCTAAGCACTTGAATACTCTTGACGGCCTTTCTAAGATGGCTAACACCCACAAAATTGATCAATTCTGGAAATCGCTTATTCAGGCACGGCGCCATGAAAATCACCCCTTAGCTAATCGAATTCAGCTAGAAGCACTGCTTTCTCAATATCAACAGATATTTGGAGCTTGA